A genomic region of Victivallis lenta contains the following coding sequences:
- a CDS encoding serine/threonine-protein kinase: MTQAELTPCFFTGEQIADFQLIRLLRVHKLAESWYALRRENAVPIAVKFLRKGNPEIPKFCCIAQFLRDNHSPFLIHVSECAETIGQIPYATMEYADCGTLRNFLAKHGKLPLASAVYLLRGCLTALAVLHEHNIIHRDIKPDNILLFSDGSFRLSDLGLAKLPGIQEEPGKVFGTASYISPEQAMDSTRVDNRSDLYSLALVLFEALTGTRFRPKNSFMNAVRLARSDRSDPPLEILQDAATGKLAGLLAGMMEYTPALRPGSAQEILAELDLMQLPDQSSLF, translated from the coding sequence ATGACTCAGGCGGAACTTACCCCCTGTTTTTTTACAGGAGAACAGATTGCGGATTTTCAGCTGATCCGGCTTCTGCGTGTTCACAAGCTTGCAGAATCATGGTATGCTCTCCGCCGGGAAAATGCGGTTCCAATAGCCGTCAAATTTTTACGGAAGGGAAATCCCGAAATTCCGAAGTTTTGCTGCATCGCGCAATTCCTGCGGGACAATCACTCGCCGTTTCTGATCCATGTTTCGGAATGCGCCGAAACCATCGGGCAGATACCGTATGCGACTATGGAATATGCGGACTGCGGGACTCTGCGCAATTTTTTGGCAAAACACGGAAAACTTCCACTTGCCAGCGCCGTTTATCTGCTTCGGGGGTGTTTAACCGCACTTGCGGTTCTCCATGAACACAATATTATTCACCGCGATATCAAGCCTGATAATATCTTGCTTTTTTCCGACGGAAGTTTCCGGCTAAGTGATTTGGGGCTGGCGAAACTGCCCGGAATTCAGGAAGAACCCGGAAAGGTTTTCGGCACAGCCTCTTACATCTCCCCGGAACAGGCAATGGACTCAACACGGGTCGATAACCGGAGCGATCTTTACAGTCTCGCGCTGGTCTTGTTTGAAGCATTGACCGGAACGCGGTTTCGTCCGAAAAACAGTTTCATGAATGCCGTGCGCCTGGCACGTTCCGACCGTTCCGACCCACCCCTGGAAATTCTACAGGATGCGGCGACAGGAAAACTTGCCGGCCTGCTGGCTGGAATGATGGAATACACGCCTGCATTACGTCCCGGCAGCGCACAGGAAATCCTCGCGGAACTGGACTTGATGCAACTGCCGGACCAATCATCCCTTTTCTGA
- a CDS encoding FHA domain-containing protein translates to MIKLFAGNKRKAEQGEKKVKRSYVFLLEFRCRDRLLVCAKTDSLNKTVKIGRAADNDWIIPEQDRVAADYQAELHLDAKNIRIHASGKNRIYIHGRETAGSILKPGDRVSIGDCELFVSASESRDALPEDIHRLEFRNGPHEGELVRLDKALIRIGSAPANDIVIKDNVVSRFHAEIRITENGESWIRDLNSSNGTFVNGTKLGRQERMLMDSDEISIAFFDLLFLDRNVPHTRSQIGRKILIMGITVAVILLFFWIFYISTQQASQVLAVAEFYIRRADFNEAEKVLNQMSESRDFQRYEKHQQEHLKSLPRYRKTFAAWEEFKNHLSNSEWNDAAECSGRLEIDNRFAWNWEDATVDARMALVRHAKFLLDLQFRIQAALSSVDTEPRQLRKIFLRLKEEQKTVSGKEPEWLFPLLRDIETHLAELERSCVYSEKISEILDRLQDEKTEFKPLIVEIEHLRTVSSGCVRIWAQDISEALKQLEINQREVAANQTALIALRLDEIKKNISFVSPDECMISSRIMAKRDRIVRRQNAILCNAENLRFLLNKLRRAGWTDDQAIPEYAERFTAEKTLKEAFRFECLQRSIPKSSRKTPDGIYDRMFGIRYFYEIMQQSSVLSTNLYSSDIISSLSFQPECIVLAAFFRTVEETGLWLSLPENRWMLAGEIGHLNEKCKKIMDLRSVFLDRLNTMVKTMPETRVYLTAQAAFFYFSPASSIPEKEMKRYAEVWKKFKFSQQEQIEKYDPLKLKEARQIGENILREGIPGDPMVNWVWSQLR, encoded by the coding sequence AACTGTTTGCAGGAAACAAAAGAAAAGCGGAACAAGGGGAAAAGAAAGTAAAACGTTCTTATGTATTTCTTCTTGAATTCCGTTGTCGCGACAGATTGCTTGTTTGCGCGAAAACCGATTCATTGAACAAGACAGTGAAGATAGGGCGCGCCGCAGACAATGACTGGATTATTCCGGAACAGGATCGTGTCGCCGCTGATTATCAGGCGGAATTGCACCTTGATGCGAAAAACATCAGAATTCATGCCAGCGGTAAAAACCGTATTTATATCCATGGCAGAGAGACTGCCGGTTCCATACTGAAACCGGGTGATAGGGTTTCAATCGGAGATTGCGAGCTGTTTGTGTCGGCTTCGGAAAGCCGCGATGCCTTGCCGGAGGATATACACCGGCTGGAATTTCGAAACGGTCCGCATGAAGGAGAACTGGTACGTCTCGACAAAGCTCTGATCCGGATCGGTTCCGCCCCAGCCAATGATATTGTCATCAAAGATAATGTTGTTTCTCGATTCCATGCGGAAATCCGCATTACGGAAAACGGGGAATCCTGGATTCGCGACCTCAACAGCAGCAACGGGACATTTGTCAATGGGACAAAACTCGGACGGCAGGAGCGCATGCTGATGGATTCCGATGAGATTTCAATTGCATTTTTTGATTTGCTTTTTCTGGATCGCAATGTGCCGCACACCCGTTCGCAGATTGGCAGGAAAATACTGATTATGGGAATCACTGTTGCAGTCATATTGCTGTTTTTCTGGATTTTCTATATCTCAACCCAGCAGGCGTCTCAGGTTCTGGCTGTTGCGGAATTTTATATCCGCCGGGCGGATTTCAATGAGGCAGAGAAAGTTCTCAATCAGATGTCTGAATCCCGCGATTTTCAGAGATACGAAAAACATCAGCAGGAACATCTGAAAAGCCTTCCACGGTACAGAAAGACTTTTGCCGCCTGGGAGGAATTCAAAAATCATTTGAGCAACTCCGAATGGAACGATGCCGCCGAATGTTCTGGCCGTCTTGAAATAGACAACCGCTTTGCATGGAACTGGGAGGATGCGACCGTCGATGCCCGGATGGCTTTGGTGCGCCATGCGAAATTTCTGCTGGATTTGCAGTTCCGCATTCAAGCGGCTCTTTCTTCCGTGGATACGGAGCCCAGACAATTGCGAAAGATATTTCTGCGTTTGAAAGAGGAACAGAAAACCGTGTCAGGTAAGGAACCTGAATGGCTCTTTCCGCTTCTTCGCGACATTGAAACACATCTTGCGGAATTGGAAAGAAGCTGTGTTTATTCTGAAAAAATATCAGAGATCCTTGATCGTTTGCAAGATGAGAAGACCGAATTCAAACCGTTGATTGTGGAAATAGAACATCTCCGGACAGTTTCTTCCGGCTGTGTCCGAATCTGGGCGCAGGATATTTCCGAAGCGTTGAAACAGCTGGAAATCAATCAGCGTGAAGTGGCTGCAAATCAGACTGCACTCATCGCTTTACGACTAGACGAAATCAAAAAGAATATATCGTTTGTCTCTCCGGATGAATGTATGATAAGTTCCCGGATCATGGCAAAACGGGATCGGATTGTCCGCCGTCAGAATGCGATTCTCTGCAATGCGGAAAATCTGAGATTCCTGCTCAATAAACTGCGGCGGGCGGGCTGGACAGATGATCAGGCTATTCCGGAATATGCAGAACGTTTCACTGCTGAAAAGACCTTGAAAGAGGCATTCCGTTTTGAATGTCTGCAACGCAGCATTCCGAAATCCAGCCGGAAAACACCTGATGGCATTTATGACCGGATGTTCGGAATCCGTTATTTCTATGAAATTATGCAGCAGTCCTCGGTATTGTCCACGAATCTTTATTCCAGCGACATCATATCGAGTTTGTCGTTTCAGCCGGAATGTATCGTGCTTGCCGCTTTTTTCCGGACTGTGGAGGAAACCGGACTTTGGCTTTCGCTTCCGGAAAACCGCTGGATGCTTGCCGGTGAAATCGGACATCTGAATGAAAAATGCAAAAAGATCATGGATTTGCGTTCTGTTTTCCTTGACCGGCTCAATACAATGGTGAAAACAATGCCGGAGACCCGTGTCTATCTGACGGCACAGGCGGCTTTTTTCTATTTCTCTCCGGCATCGTCCATTCCTGAAAAGGAAATGAAACGTTATGCAGAGGTATGGAAAAAATTCAAGTTCAGCCAGCAGGAACAGATCGAAAAATATGATCCGCTGAAACTGAAAGAAGCAAGACAGATCGGAGAAAACATTTTGCGGGAAGGGATTCCCGGCGATCCGATGGTCAACTGGGTATGGAGTCAGCTGAGATGA